A single Lactuca sativa cultivar Salinas chromosome 8, Lsat_Salinas_v11, whole genome shotgun sequence DNA region contains:
- the LOC111885899 gene encoding dehydrin ERD14: MSDEGVYHSAPKTEECVETSTVVAEPETVEKSDRGLFDMFGKKDEEKKCEEAAISSEFEQKVQVSHPEPEEKKESLLEKLHRSDSSSSSSSDEECDENGEKKKKKKPLKEKIKEKLTKQEDETTVPIEKYDVAPLQHGPPEPEEKKGFMEKIKEKLPGGHKKEEELAATPPPPPPAVVTHADEGEQKEKKGIFEKIKEKIPGYHSKSEEEKEKEKVKECD, translated from the exons ATGTCTGACGAAGGAGTCTACCACAGCGCCCCCAAAACCGAAGAGTGCGTCGAAACATCCACCGTGGTGGCGGAGCCTGAAACCGTCGAGAAGTCCGATCGTGGACTGTTTGATATGTTTGGAAAGAAAGACGAAGAGAAGAAATGCGAAGAGGCCGCGATCTCATCGGAGTTTGAGCAGAAAGTTCAAGTCTCTCACCCGGAACCGGAGGAGAAGAAAGAAAGCTTGCTCGAGAAACTTCACAGATCCGATAGCAGTTCCAGTAGC TCGAGTGACGAAGAGTGCGATGAAAatggagagaagaagaagaagaagaagccatTGAAGGAGAAGATCAAGGAGAAGCTCACGAAACAAGAAGATGAAACTACTGTACCGATTGAGAAATACGATGTAGCTCCACTCCAGCATGGACCACCTGAGCCGGAGGAGAAGAAGGGTTTCATGGAAAAGATCAAGGAGAAACTTCCCGGCGGCCATAAGAAGGAGGAGGAGCTTGCTGctactccaccaccaccaccgccggcGGTGGTGACACACGCCGATGAAGGTGAACAGAAGGAGAAGAAGGGTATTTTTgagaaaataaaagagaaaatccCCGGGTATCACTCAAAGAGtgaagaagaaaaggaaaaagaaaaggtGAAGGAGTGTgattaa